A part of Trichocoleus sp. FACHB-46 genomic DNA contains:
- a CDS encoding glycosyltransferase family 2 protein produces the protein MSALLLLSLVGIILFSSKFRQSIEAAPKLSVLPIDTIATEQLPRLLVIIPAYNEAENIQDCVTAVLNSTQMPPEQFELWVVDDQSSDNTLAIAQALQLSLGDLRLKVLAGQPRPNGEVWAGKNWACTQGVEQASGDFLLFIDADTRLQPNGIETALQAAVQEETDLLSCGPGLICGCLAEWLVQPLMFNQLIAAFNFAEVNDPAATAAFAAGPFMLFRRAAYEQLGGHRAVANQIVEDVELARLTKRSGLKLQYVIGTNIVKVRMYRSWAALWEGWTKNLYLGAHRSVGLMLYLALIVLVVYSLPWLGLAIALYGAWGASYTWLPYVDIGLALIIIALQYQLRRIGSQVSGSSTQYWWLSGVGGALVAAIAIGSIIKTETGWGWTWRGRVLQLPEEPIS, from the coding sequence TTGTCAGCGCTGCTACTCCTATCTTTGGTAGGAATTATTCTTTTTTCATCGAAATTTCGGCAATCAATTGAGGCTGCGCCAAAGCTCTCAGTTCTACCAATCGACACGATCGCTACTGAGCAACTACCGCGCCTCTTAGTCATCATCCCTGCCTATAACGAGGCAGAAAACATCCAGGACTGCGTTACAGCAGTGCTAAACAGCACTCAGATGCCCCCAGAGCAATTTGAACTGTGGGTAGTGGATGACCAATCTTCCGATAATACGCTTGCGATCGCTCAAGCTCTGCAACTGAGTCTAGGTGATCTCCGGCTCAAAGTTTTAGCGGGGCAGCCTCGGCCAAATGGGGAAGTGTGGGCTGGCAAAAACTGGGCTTGCACTCAAGGCGTTGAGCAGGCAAGCGGAGACTTCTTATTATTCATTGATGCTGATACTCGCTTGCAGCCAAACGGCATCGAGACAGCCCTCCAAGCCGCAGTTCAAGAGGAGACTGACTTGTTAAGTTGTGGTCCTGGTTTAATCTGTGGTTGCTTGGCAGAGTGGCTGGTGCAACCCTTAATGTTTAACCAACTCATTGCTGCTTTTAACTTCGCCGAGGTCAACGATCCAGCCGCAACAGCAGCATTTGCAGCGGGGCCATTCATGTTGTTTCGTCGTGCTGCCTACGAGCAGCTTGGCGGTCATCGAGCCGTGGCTAATCAGATCGTTGAGGATGTGGAACTGGCTCGACTAACCAAACGAAGTGGGCTGAAGCTGCAATATGTAATTGGTACCAATATCGTCAAAGTGCGGATGTATCGCTCTTGGGCAGCTTTGTGGGAAGGCTGGACCAAGAATTTGTATTTAGGGGCGCACCGTAGCGTTGGGTTGATGCTGTATCTGGCTTTGATTGTTCTAGTGGTTTACTCACTACCCTGGCTAGGGCTGGCGATCGCCCTTTACGGAGCCTGGGGTGCCTCCTACACTTGGCTTCCTTATGTAGACATTGGTTTAGCTCTCATCATCATTGCGCTCCAGTATCAGTTACGGCGCATTGGTAGCCAAGTCTCGGGCAGCTCGACCCAGTATTGGTGGCTGAGCGGGGTGGGCGGTGCTTTAGTGGCCGCGATCGCCATTGGCTCAATTATTAAGACCGAAACAGGCTGGGGCTGGACCTGGCGAGGTCGCGTATTGCAGTTGCCCGAAGAACCTATTTCTTAA
- a CDS encoding NYN domain-containing protein, with protein sequence MPRSLLQAVLLVDGYNVVGTWPELKQARDCDGLEAARWKLIEALTNYSAFQGYDTQVVFDAQYRDTASNCEIVTQNLSVHYTDFGQTADTFIERACALFRHDIRKFHSRLIVATSDRAQQLTVVGYGAEWMSSQQLAFEVETAARRIHRKQRNTQRSPQRFLANSLDPAAQQRLAELRMGVKPKKFRKY encoded by the coding sequence ATGCCCCGCTCTTTGCTACAGGCTGTTTTATTAGTGGATGGCTACAACGTAGTCGGAACTTGGCCTGAGCTGAAACAAGCGCGTGATTGTGATGGCTTAGAGGCGGCCAGATGGAAACTGATTGAAGCTTTAACGAACTACAGCGCTTTTCAAGGCTACGACACCCAAGTTGTCTTCGACGCTCAATATCGCGATACCGCCAGTAACTGCGAAATTGTCACCCAAAATTTATCTGTTCACTACACAGATTTTGGTCAGACCGCAGATACTTTTATCGAAAGAGCCTGTGCTTTGTTTCGCCATGATATTCGTAAATTTCATAGTCGGCTGATTGTGGCGACTTCTGATCGGGCTCAACAGTTGACAGTGGTTGGGTATGGAGCGGAATGGATGTCGTCGCAACAGTTAGCTTTTGAGGTGGAGACGGCTGCCCGTCGCATCCATCGCAAGCAACGTAACACTCAGCGATCGCCTCAGCGGTTTTTGGCTAATTCCCTCGATCCCGCTGCTCAACAGCGTTTGGCAGAGCTACGCATGGGTGTGAAACCGAAAAAATTCAGAAAATACTAA
- a CDS encoding energy-coupling factor ABC transporter ATP-binding protein translates to MNAATQPETTDAAVVVEQLVFKWPKGDTVLQGCSLAVPEGEFWMLLGTNGSGKSTLLRLLAGLLSPQSGEIRTAQPVGFVFQNPDHQLVMPTVGADVAFGLVEERLSPMQVRQRVEEALTAVNLLAFQRRPIYALSGGQKQRVAIAGAIARHCEVLLLDEPTALLDPDSQLDLVIQVQRLVKSRGLTALWVTHRLDELNYCDGAFLLDQGSVIDAGEPERLKQRLMQIQEVASESNRVSN, encoded by the coding sequence ATGAACGCAGCTACTCAGCCCGAAACAACGGATGCAGCCGTAGTTGTTGAGCAGCTCGTCTTCAAATGGCCGAAAGGGGATACGGTGCTACAAGGTTGCTCGCTAGCAGTACCTGAAGGCGAATTTTGGATGCTTTTGGGTACCAATGGCAGTGGAAAATCGACCTTGCTGAGATTGCTGGCAGGTCTACTCAGCCCTCAGTCAGGCGAGATTCGCACCGCACAACCTGTGGGTTTTGTGTTTCAAAATCCTGACCATCAGTTGGTAATGCCAACGGTTGGAGCTGATGTTGCCTTCGGCTTAGTAGAAGAAAGGCTTTCGCCAATGCAGGTGCGTCAACGGGTGGAAGAGGCCTTGACCGCGGTTAATTTGTTGGCGTTCCAGCGCCGCCCCATTTATGCCTTGAGTGGTGGACAAAAACAAAGGGTTGCCATTGCAGGCGCGATCGCCCGGCATTGTGAAGTGTTGCTACTCGACGAACCAACGGCATTACTCGATCCAGATAGTCAACTGGATTTAGTCATTCAAGTGCAACGCTTGGTCAAAAGTCGAGGGCTAACGGCTTTGTGGGTGACGCATCGTCTAGATGAATTGAATTATTGCGATGGTGCCTTTCTGCTGGACCAAGGCAGCGTGATTGATGCGGGTGAGCCGGAGCGCCTCAAGCAGCGTCTAATGCAAATTCAGGAAGTTGCCTCTGAAAGCAACCGAGTCAGCAATTAG
- a CDS encoding aminotransferase class V-fold PLP-dependent enzyme, translating into MRPEPDKDWSKFWWLEPDVTFLNHGAFGACPKPVLEVQQQFRLRLEQQPLRFLAQDLEGLLDSARQVLAEFVGADPLDLVFVPNATTGINTVLRSLHFMPDDELLTTNHEYNACRNALDFVAARSGAQVVVAEIPLPIESPQQVIEAVVAKISPKTRLALLDHVSSQTGLVMPIQALVRELSQRGIDTLIDGAHAPGTIPLSLPTIGATYYTGNCHKWLCAPKGAAFLYVQRDRQAQIRPLTISHGANSPRTDRSRFRLEFDWPGTYDPSAYLSVPTAIEFLGGLLPGGWPELMARNRAKALAARKVLCEALNVSPPCPDEMIAALAVVPLPDGSYQALQISLLNQYGIEVPIVPWPGGQKRLVRVAAQIYNTVLQYEYLAQALVKLLAAEAG; encoded by the coding sequence GTGAGACCTGAGCCTGACAAAGATTGGTCTAAGTTCTGGTGGTTGGAACCGGATGTTACCTTTCTGAATCATGGAGCCTTTGGGGCTTGTCCTAAACCAGTCCTAGAAGTCCAACAGCAATTTCGCTTGCGCTTGGAGCAACAGCCGCTGCGGTTCCTGGCTCAAGATCTAGAAGGTTTATTGGATTCGGCTCGGCAGGTATTAGCTGAATTTGTTGGCGCAGACCCATTAGATCTGGTGTTTGTGCCGAATGCTACGACAGGCATCAACACAGTTTTGCGATCGCTTCATTTCATGCCTGACGACGAGCTGCTAACGACAAACCATGAATACAATGCTTGCCGCAATGCCTTAGATTTTGTCGCCGCTCGTTCTGGTGCTCAGGTAGTAGTGGCGGAAATTCCTTTGCCTATCGAATCACCGCAGCAAGTGATTGAAGCAGTTGTTGCTAAGATTTCGCCTAAAACCCGGCTAGCGCTACTAGATCATGTCTCCAGTCAAACAGGCTTGGTAATGCCGATTCAGGCGTTAGTCAGAGAATTGAGCCAACGGGGGATCGATACTCTCATAGACGGAGCGCATGCGCCAGGAACCATACCACTGAGTTTGCCTACGATTGGGGCTACGTATTATACCGGGAATTGCCACAAATGGTTGTGTGCGCCCAAGGGAGCCGCTTTTCTCTATGTACAGCGCGATCGCCAAGCCCAGATTCGCCCTTTGACCATCAGTCACGGAGCCAACTCTCCCCGCACCGATCGCTCACGATTTCGTTTGGAGTTTGACTGGCCTGGTACCTACGATCCGAGTGCTTATCTGTCTGTACCTACAGCGATCGAATTCCTGGGGGGATTGCTGCCTGGAGGATGGCCAGAATTGATGGCGAGAAATCGTGCCAAGGCTCTAGCAGCTAGAAAGGTTTTGTGTGAAGCCCTAAACGTCTCGCCCCCCTGCCCCGATGAAATGATTGCGGCTTTAGCTGTGGTGCCGCTACCGGATGGCTCTTACCAGGCGTTGCAAATCTCTCTCCTTAACCAATACGGCATCGAAGTGCCCATTGTGCCTTGGCCTGGGGGACAAAAGCGCTTAGTCCGGGTAGCCGCGCAGATTTACAACACAGTGTTGCAATATGAATATTTGGCTCAGGCGCTAGTAAAGTTGCTAGCAGCAGAAGCAGGATAA